In Oreochromis aureus strain Israel breed Guangdong linkage group 9, ZZ_aureus, whole genome shotgun sequence, the genomic window CCGTAAAGCTGCTGAGAATCTAGAAAAATTATGCTACTGTCAGTATATTTAAGATGGGATTCACACAAAACCCACATAATaatgcacattaattattaaacTTCTCCAGAGAATGGTAAATATAGTTGGCTACTTTTCCTCTCATTCacttcattctttctttgtcaCTTTAAAGGCTCTCCACCAAACCGgcttttaaaaagctaaaattATACAATGACCTAAAAGTGTCAGACACTTGTGAGTCAGCAGCTGTggtatgtaaaaaaacaaaacgaaaactAGAGTCAAGTTATTTAGCTTTAAAATCTGGGCTTTAAATTCCATTAGAGTTTACAAAAGACGTGAAGTTTGATTGGTTTTCTTTTCGCAAACAGGCCTACGGGGCATCCAGGAGCATGAGGTGCACAAACAGACTGGCAGAAGAGATGATGTCCCCTCTCTTGTTGAGCACCGGGACATGGCGATATCCTGGAAAACAGGAAGCGAGCGTGAGCTTTGTCAGCAAAATGAGCAAGCTGTTTCATAAACCTAAAACAATCACTTGAGCTATGATTTGCATGAATTTGTATCTGTTTAATTTCTGTGTAGTTGCGGTCCACACAGAAGAATTAAATAAGGGAGACAAAGTATGTTTAAAGTGGAATTAAAGAAGATGATAATGTGATAATAGTGCACAAAGAAAGTCAAAGCTGTGAGCGAGCACTGAAAAGAGAGGATACTGTCTTAACACTTTGATATTTTAATTACCGCACAGACCATTTCAGTCATCAGCCTCTTCGAAAATTGGATTGTTGCTAACTCTGAGTTAGTGTCGCTTTGCTTTATCGTGTTAGCTTCATCAAATCTGTGAGCTTTCTTACCGTTCTGTACGCTGGTGAGTGGCAGACAGTACTGCCCGATAAAATCGTTCTGCGATGCCGTGTCGTGGTCCTCCAACAGAAATCGCACCAAGGCCAGCTCTGGCACACTGATGTCAAACTGGAATTTCTTATTCCACATAGGGTTGAATCCTGCAAGGACGAAtatctgtgtttttttaaaattctttgaaAAAGTGTTTGACAAGTAAGTGCACTTATGCTATACTTGCACATTTAACGCTCACCATTATTTTCAATGTGATCTGTCTCCTTGCTGGCATTGTCTGCCCGGACACCGTGGATCTCCACCTTCACCAGAGGGTCTACAATGGATTTTTGCTTTTCCTTGTTGATTTTAGGTAACTGCTGAGCTGAGATCACCTGTTGAATTGTGAGACAATAATGCGCAGACGCGATCACGTGACAGTCCAACTACAGACTAAGTTCAGATCTGATTAGATATCTACAGCATGGTGTCCAGCTTCCGCAGCACGCTTCGATGCTTTCACCACCAGCATGATGATTTATCTGTTTATCAAGTAGTGGCATAATCAGTGGTGAAAAAAGGCTAAAAATccatttgctttattttaagTGCTACTAGCTAGTGTGCAGATCATGACTAATAAtgcaaaatgtaataaaaaggaCTTGAggattaaaaaacattaaaagtagCTCCTCTTTTCAAGATAAGTTATGTCAGTAACTATTCGGCCAATGATTGTGTTAAAATTCTTTTAAATAGCTGCAAGCTGGCAAACAAAGATAAAAGGATTCAAACTTCTAGGCCAGAGCGAGGGGAAATGATTAAAGCTCATTAGCAAGTTGACACTACACATACTGTAAactttgtttccttttaaaaggaaatTCCACAGGACACATTTAACCTCTAACATAGGCATATCtttctggaacaaactcccaccATGACATGAAAGATCTTCTTCTTCAGCCACGACCCTTCGGTAAGTGTGTTGGGGTTAAACTGAGAGGACAGGCTTCTCTGAAATTCAGGTTTCAGGATGTAGCCACAGAAGCCATTCGGCAGAAACCGTCCCTGGTTTAAGTGCATCTCCTTGGAGTTAGTCTGGAAGTTCAATGCCACTAAAAACCAaatcaaaggggaaaaaagcgtCAAACTGTTTCATTAGTTTTAATTGGTTTACGTTAGTTTGCGTGCTGCGTATTGGAGCACACCTATCTGGCAGCCAACGTTCCACATGGGCACCGGATTATAGTTGGAGGAGTCGGTTCTGGAGCCAGCAGGGTAGATCCTGCTGAGTTTGTCCATGTTGTGGTGCATGAAGGCAGTAGCTACAACATGttaaagcagatttttttttaaactgtgagtTCTTGCATAACAGTAAAGACAGTTAATGCAGTGTGTGTTTACCCGAGGTCTCAGCCAGGTTGAATGCTTTACTCTCCTTGAAGGACGACATTTCATAGAAGGCCTGGTTTTCTCTGGAGTGTTCAAAGCTGTTAAAGTGCACGCTCTTACAGTAGATGACGATGTCTGAGAGCTCTTTGTCGAGTTTGATCTTTGATTTCTGAAACaagaacagacagacaaacatgaaatcTGAAACTGAAAATTGTTATTTCAATTTCTTGCAAATGAGTAAAGAGCCTTTGGCACACCTTTGGTTTTTCTTTCTGGCTATTCTCCTTACACTCTGCAGCttcatcctcctcagacacggTGCCATCCTCTATCACGTTGTTATTGGTGAAGATCGAATCCAGTTTGTTCAGTCGTTTTCCCTTGATGAGGAACTTTCCCTTAAGTGCCTACAAATAGACACAAAATATGTTTTGTTGTGTCATTTCTAACACTTAAGGTACACAATGTGCTGTGCTTTGGAAATCAAAATTGCTTTCCTTAATATAGAAAGGCACAATTTAACTCTGTGACAACACAGATTGCGTTCCTGCTAGTCACCCTCCAAACAGCCAATACTCTAAAGCATagcttaaatttgtgttgaGGCTGAAAATGCCACAGGCATCACTTCATGGGAGctgaatttaaaatatttttatttcctctctctctctatttctTGTCTCTTTCAGTTGTCAAGGTATTCCAATCATTTTGTAGCAGATTCCCAAAGTAACACATAAAAGTGGGGGAAATAATCATTTGAGACCTCCGccgaatttgtaagtttgcttaCTTACAAGGAAATGAACAGTCTGtaatctttatgttagtttccTTTTAATGGAAAGGGACAGACTGTTAATCAAAAAATTCAGAAAAAGTACAATAAGCAAAAGTTAGAAACGGATTTAGCCATCATTGAGGGATGTTTTTAATCCCTTTTTATCCTCAAGCAAAACACGACTTAGTACTTAAGTTCTTGTAGCTggtcaccaggtttgcacaTATCTCAGCAGGGGTTTTGGCCCATTCATCTTTACGGACACGTTCTAAATCTTTTAGCTTtcttcccaaaaagttgattctggtTATCTGGATTTACTTTTCTCTCCACAGCTTTTCTGAAGgactgaggtctggagactgggTAGGCCTCTCCGTGAGCTAATGTGCTTGTTCTTCAGCCACTTATTTGTTGCCTTGACATAATGGTTTTGGTCACTGGTTTGAATGCTGGGTCATGCTGGAAGACCCATCCATGACccatgtttatatatttttttaaatattcaggGAAGGAGGTTGTCATCCAAGATTTTATGATATATGGCTCTGTCCATTGGCCCCTCAATGAAGTGAAGTCATTCTGTAcccttagcagaaaaacagctcCGAAGCATAAAGCTTCCACCTCCATGCTtgactgtggggatggtgttctttatACCATATTCACAATTTCTCCTGTGGAGAGGTTGGAATGGAAAAAAATTGTTTCTGTGGACAGGTAAACTTTATACACATAAGAATCCAGACAGTGGGAATCAGCATTGTGGCTGGGTTGTAGGTGATCAACACTTATTTCATGTATGACATGTAAATCTGTTTCTAgcatttattattgtattgtattgtatttggAGACTAAATTCTGCTCACTAGAAGTCTGTGTTATCAAACAAGGTGTTGTCTCAAACACACTCACTCAGCTGTTACAGCAAATCATCAGCTACTCAGTAGGTGCAAAGTGAGACAAGCTTTATCTGAGGCTATAGATCGATGATGTCTTGATGTCTTGTATCACATTAGCTTTGTTTCCTAAACAAAACTTGGGTCATGTTAAGGAAAACAGCAAAGTGAAAAATCACACTGTTAGGAAGCAAAATGTTAAGGTGTGGTCTTCCTTTGGCGATTTTTTTTATTAGGGTAAGGTGATATATTGTATGTCATTGAATACAGATAATGGGATACACACCTCAGGTGATGGGAAGTTAGTTGGCATGGTGTCACCCAGAGGCTTTTTGACCAGAGCGTCACCCAGGAAGAAGACCAAATGACGGGCCATAAGCTTCTGTTGCTCAACTGAACAATGGTTCTCTAGAGACAGAATCACTGGGTACTGGGAAGTCtggaaaacaaaggaaacaatgTGAAGGTGAACTTCAGACCTTTTCCAGTTTCTAATGTGTTAAGGTGAGGAAAGGGCTGGGAATTCAATGCGGTCTCCAACATAGGCAGAGTAAAACATCCAAAGTCAGTGAATATCTCACGTACTTTGAAGGCGTAGTCTTTGATGGCTTTGATAACATCTTTGAAGAGCACTTTGGATGTGAGTGTATGGCCATGGTAAATAACAGGTTCTCCATTAGCCCCGTCCCAACAGTCTAGCTCCACGCATCGGCAACTCTTCAGCAGCGCTCTGCAAGCAAAGAAAACATTCATGACCAATTAGTGATTTTACATCCCTGAAACTCATGAACTTTGCCTGTGAAAATAGAGAGATTCCTGCGCTGTGGCTTCTGTTCCACCAAAAACTCCTGGATCCCAAAACAATATTTTATAAAGACTTAGGAACTACTAGGGTGGCCTAAAACAGGCATGACAGAACTTCAGTTCAGTCTACCTGGAGGctaatgcatatttttaaaacataaacCATTAATATTATAAAAACCATCTATCCAAAGTAGCACATTTATTCCATGCTTCTATTTCACCTTTGTTTAATGCTGTCGGTATAAAAGTAATTCTACAAAATTTACTTTATGTAGGCTTCTGTGCTGCTTGGCCCTTTGAGTTGGTCTGCCATCAGGTATGTGTTGTGTGAGGAGGAGATGTAGTAATGGTTGAGGGGCTGGTTCATGTCCTGATACACAGATCTGTGGGCTGGGTTCAAAATACAGCCATCGTCCTGCTGCAGGTACATCAGGAAGCCATCTTTGGTCATGCAATTGTTCTGCTTTGCTGTGATACACATGGATGAAAGTGTTGAGTGGAAAATCGTGTATAATACAGTTGAGTTAAAGCCTTAATAATATGGCTACTATATTTTTATCAATCCCTGGTTTCCAGACTAAGTCTACCTGTTTCATCTACTTCATATTTCTCAATCAGCCTGTGGGCGTCCTCTGCAGTCGCCTGCTCCCGCTGTTCGTTCAGCAGAAAGTTCAGCAGGTCTCTGTCGCTCATCTGACCCTCTGTTTGAGCATATTTCCCATAAATGACATTGATCTCCTCTCGGTGTGTCAGCGTATAGTAGAATTGCTTGATCTCTTCGCCTTCCAGGGTGCCTGAATTGGATGTGTCACATTTCTGTGCAACACGATCAGTGAATTATTTAACCAGATCTAACATTTTATGAAAGAGTAACAGTGAATTTCAAagatatattttgtatttttctgacAAGGGCTCACCTTGAAAAGCTCAGCTGCGTAAGAATCATCAACTTCAACATTGATCTGCCTCAAGAAGTGTTTCACCTCCTTTAGCGTCATCATGTTGTCGCCATTCTTGTCAGCCTTACGTATGCAGCTGAATATCCAGCTGGAATTCAGATGTAAGGATTTGATGTATTACgcacaaaaacatgcaaacacatttcTCTATTGTTAAGGATACTGTTCGCTCTTCTTCTGGTTACTGAGGTTGTGCATGTTGTTGATGACCTTCTCCAGGCTGCTGACCCACTTATTTACATCTTCCGGAGATTCTGCCATCAGGTCGAGATTCTTCTTGCGCCCCTTGAACATGATGGAGAAGCAGAGGTCTTCAACGCTGGCATCAGTGTATTTTTTAAGGCCCTCAGACTGGCGGCCCTTTCGAACCGATTCAATGTCATCAATGGAGACTGTTTGGAGAGTGAAGGGGTGTTTGTTAGAAAGTGTGGCCCTGAGAAATCACTGAAGGTTAGTGTTTTAACAGCTGTAAAAACTCTAACAGAGTTTCTCACAAGCctcaaagtcaatatttggtatgccCATCTGTATTCTTCAATACAGCCTctatcaagatgatcccacactgcttcagtaatgttgaggtccgggctctggagaggccaatccatgactgttAGTGTTCcagctcccaaaaatggcactacagcatgcaaaaatataaagtaagctctggcggacttggttctatggtaggtcttaaagggttaataacATGCTTTTTGGACACTTTTCATCTGCAGTAGATAGTTTTTTAGGTATTGCACGGTGGATTAAAATCTCACTGTACTTTTCTCCACGCATAATTAATTTTAACAAGATCCTCAAAGTCACTACTCGAACTGCTCCAATTCCTcaatttttttaaggacacactgcacaccatgccagGTTTTCAGCTAGTAGCTTGTTGGGAAAATGTATTTGAAAACACGTGTACAAGGAGTGGACTGAGGAAAagtgaaaaagcaaaatatttttaaaaattcaggtATGACAAGTACTGATATCTGCAACTCTAATCTATACCATAAAAAGCAAATTgtgattattttaatatattcatTATTGACTGCTATGTCCCATCTTTTATTTCTGGTATTAACAACAGCTATCAGGATGGTAGCATTCAGCCATTGTAATCCCTTGACACACAGTCTTTCCTAAGATAAGTCCATATCTTGTGGCGGCAGACTTTTTGTCCCAGTGGTTACAACTGAAACTGTTTTTCTATCTTATCAACAGGAAGGCTTTTGTCTCAGCAGGCTGCATCTGTTGCCTTCACTCACAAATCTGCAGCACAAAACTTATGTCTTCCAGGCAACTTTCTGCATGCACTGGCAGAGTTTTTGTGAGACCCCAACAACATTTATGAAGCAAAGGCTGACTTTTTGATATTTTACGTGTGTAAAAAATGCATAATGTGGCCCCAAGAAAGTGCTACCATTGCTTTTTTAGCAAGCATTGTCTATTTACAGGACATCAAAATTAGCATAacatttttgttacattttcgATCACTATAAAGCCTTAGCCAATGGCCTTCACAAACTCTTGAGAGCAGCTAAATGCTGCACCATGTTCACGAGCTAGTCACTATCTTTTTTTGGTACTAGACAGTGTGTAAACAGTTGGCTTATCAGAGCTTTTCAGTGGAAACAGATGAATCCTGCTGAAAACAGAGCTCTTGACTCAACACTGTAGGccataaaagcaaaaaattagGTAAAAGACGCTAAAATGGTCAACCAAGTTGAGTTGGGCGATAATTTCATTACAGATAATCCTTTAAATACTTGCTACGAAGAAAAAAATTGATTTATGCAGATTAATCTGTAATAGACTATTTACAACATTGTAACAGCAAGTCTTCATGAATGTCCTGCTGTCAAACGTACTACTAAATCATGTTTATAATAAACCAGATTGAGCCATTTTACCCAAACAGTCTTAATGTTTAAGAGTCATTTTTATGCCTAACAGCTGGCTTCTCCAACATTTTGTTGTTATCTCCTGTAAACCTGAATTCTTTTGCAACACAAACCCACTCCAGATTTGATTTTGACTTTACTGCActttaaaacaattttacaCAATCTGACCTCTCCTGAACCTCTTTTCAAACACATGCACTCATACAATCAAAGTGTCTCGGACTAAAATGTTTATCTATATCACCCATACAAAGACAACATACATACAAAAGGTCACTGCACACTGATGCAGCCAATGCATCGGAGGCCAGCTCTATTGTTGTGCAACAGAGCTGGCCTTAATGTACGGAAGAGCATGCACCGCCGCGTGTGATGTCATTGCACtacacagcagcacaggcccttgTAACAAAACAGCAAAGACTACAGGCTTAGCCATGAGGCCATATATTATGGCTGGGCCACAATCACTCCACATCTACTCCCTGCATCCCAAAGTTAGAGAAGCTTAATGAATCATTCTACTTTGAAGGAATCTAAAGTTCAAAacaggtaaaaacaaaaacaacacactgaagGGGCAGTGGAGTGAAACACACCCATGTTTTCCAAGCCCTGCCTCAGCTGATTGCTGGATGACTAAAATACCTTAAAAGCACTCAGCAGAAAAGGGAGTGTTTTGTTGATCTGTGCATGCACATTATCTCCAACAAAACAGAGGTTGTGAATTTGGACCAATTTCAGGGAATCCCATCTGGAGAGACTTGCCACAATGTCCAAGTCATGTTATCCGTGTCACGCAGACATTGTTTGAATACCACATGAAATGTTTACACAAAGAGAGTTTTGTGAAGGCCTGACGAAAGTTCATTCCGCTGTTTCTAACAGTCTTTTCCTCAAAGGGAAGTTTGATTTAGAGGGTAAGACAGTCGCGCCAGTGAGcgaacaaaccaaacaaaaagtACATCTTTGAGTGTCAGTCACTCTATGTTCCGGTGCTCACCTGTGATCATTAGAAAAAGGTCATAATACAATGAGTTTCCTTCTTAGGGTGGCTGGAATCCACATTAGAAAGAGTAAGGACCTTGAACATCCAGAGGGATCTTTGAGTACAGCCGTTAAATACCAGTTTGGGCATCTAATTAGGATGTCTCATGGGCAGTTTGCTTTGGAGGTTTTCCATGCTTTCCCAACTGGAAGGAAAACCCAGGGTGGAACCCAGAATCCACTAGGGAGATTATATATCTCATCTGGCCTGGGAAAGCTCCCCTAGGAGGAAGGATACGCACAAAATAATCGATTGATAGATTAATGGATCAGTTATTGAGTGGATCAGTGGATGGATCAATAGATGGATTAAAACCTTGTTAAATTGCCCAAACTAAGCTATGCTGTCAGTGACATAAGTAGGCTAAGCCAGCTTTTCAAGCTGACAAATTTGACTTGAGTAAAGCACAGCAGCAGATGCTCTCATGAAaaatatggtaaaaaaaaaacaaaaacaaaaaaacaatacatgCTGTCCTCCCACAATCTCCTCTATTTTAATCAAAGTGCTTTAGAGCTGACTGGTAAATGCAGCTGAAGCGCACAGGAAAGCAACGAAATAGCAGCTTATTTCCGTAAACAAAGAAATTCCTGTTTGTAAGAAAGTTTGGTAACGTTAGAAAACATCGTGTTTGTAAAGAGAATATTAGAGTCATTATTCTCAGTGTTTGTTCAAGGCTCAAGTGCATGGCAGAGGTGAGCTCGGAAACCTGAGCTACCTGAGTCCCAGTGGATGCACACATGCTGTACATTCACAGCCAGACAGTGGCTCACTGAACCAAAAAAACCTAAGGAAAATAGTCtctctaacacacacagacaaacacacagccgGGAGTCACACTAGTATCTCCCAGTCTGGCTTTGGCCACACCACAGTACCTATCAGCATGGAGCTGTTTCCACACATATTCACTACTATTGGTATATGAgggtgtgcttgtgtgtgtgtgtgctgtaagGGAATACGCTTTTGTTAAGATCTGAAAGGAGAGCTCTTAGCGGACAGAATAATAGAAGAGCGGTCTGCAGGCCAAAAAGGTAGATGTTCTCATCAGactaaaatcatttaaatggAACACAGAACTTGTACATGGACCTGCAACAGACTGGAGGCCTGTCCGGGATATGTGGAAGACAATGGCTGGCTGGATGGAACGCTGGGCatgtaaatacacaaacatatatAATAAAGTAAGCACAGAGGTTACACTCACAGGTGTGGTTTTGCTTGAATGCTTTCTTCGACTCATGTGAAAAGGTCTGGCAGTCTTCCTCCAGTTTGAAGTAGCGGCCATGCTTCCAGGATTTTGAGCGAACCTTGACCAGTTTTCCTCCCAACAACAAGAACTGGAGATCTGAATCTCCCTCCAAACCTGCGGGTGTGAGGACAAAAGGAGCAGTCACGCAAGTTTCTGCAttctgtattttaaaatatacat contains:
- the plcd1a gene encoding 1-phosphatidylinositol 4,5-bisphosphate phosphodiesterase delta-1a isoform X1, which produces MSCFHKRPKRTKSEELAFLEHLKKVAKENGKRLGLEGDSDLQFLLLGGKLVKVRSKSWKHGRYFKLEEDCQTFSHESKKAFKQNHTFSIDDIESVRKGRQSEGLKKYTDASVEDLCFSIMFKGRKKNLDLMAESPEDVNKWVSSLEKVINNMHNLSNQKKSEHWIFSCIRKADKNGDNMMTLKEVKHFLRQINVEVDDSYAAELFKKCDTSNSGTLEGEEIKQFYYTLTHREEINVIYGKYAQTEGQMSDRDLLNFLLNEQREQATAEDAHRLIEKYEVDETAKQNNCMTKDGFLMYLQQDDGCILNPAHRSVYQDMNQPLNHYYISSSHNTYLMADQLKGPSSTEAYIKALLKSCRCVELDCWDGANGEPVIYHGHTLTSKVLFKDVIKAIKDYAFKTSQYPVILSLENHCSVEQQKLMARHLVFFLGDALVKKPLGDTMPTNFPSPEALKGKFLIKGKRLNKLDSIFTNNNVIEDGTVSEEDEAAECKENSQKEKPKKSKIKLDKELSDIVIYCKSVHFNSFEHSRENQAFYEMSSFKESKAFNLAETSATAFMHHNMDKLSRIYPAGSRTDSSNYNPVPMWNVGCQIVALNFQTNSKEMHLNQGRFLPNGFCGYILKPEFQRSLSSQFNPNTLTEGSWLKKKIFHVMVISAQQLPKINKEKQKSIVDPLVKVEIHGVRADNASKETDHIENNGFNPMWNKKFQFDISVPELALVRFLLEDHDTASQNDFIGQYCLPLTSVQNGYRHVPVLNKRGDIISSASLFVHLMLLDAP
- the plcd1a gene encoding 1-phosphatidylinositol 4,5-bisphosphate phosphodiesterase delta-1a isoform X4 — encoded protein: MAATSNWRKTARPFHMSRRKHSSKTTPGRKKNLDLMAESPEDVNKWVSSLEKVINNMHNLSNQKKSEHWIFSCIRKADKNGDNMMTLKEVKHFLRQINVEVDDSYAAELFKKCDTSNSGTLEGEEIKQFYYTLTHREEINVIYGKYAQTEGQMSDRDLLNFLLNEQREQATAEDAHRLIEKYEVDETAKQNNCMTKDGFLMYLQQDDGCILNPAHRSVYQDMNQPLNHYYISSSHNTYLMADQLKGPSSTEAYIKALLKSCRCVELDCWDGANGEPVIYHGHTLTSKVLFKDVIKAIKDYAFKTSQYPVILSLENHCSVEQQKLMARHLVFFLGDALVKKPLGDTMPTNFPSPEALKGKFLIKGKRLNKLDSIFTNNNVIEDGTVSEEDEAAECKENSQKEKPKKSKIKLDKELSDIVIYCKSVHFNSFEHSRENQAFYEMSSFKESKAFNLAETSATAFMHHNMDKLSRIYPAGSRTDSSNYNPVPMWNVGCQIVALNFQTNSKEMHLNQGRFLPNGFCGYILKPEFQRSLSSQFNPNTLTEGSWLKKKIFHVMVISAQQLPKINKEKQKSIVDPLVKVEIHGVRADNASKETDHIENNGFNPMWNKKFQFDISVPELALVRFLLEDHDTASQNDFIGQYCLPLTSVQNGYRHVPVLNKRGDIISSASLFVHLMLLDAP
- the plcd1a gene encoding 1-phosphatidylinositol 4,5-bisphosphate phosphodiesterase delta-1a isoform X2 → MDLNGTASKLGLEGDSDLQFLLLGGKLVKVRSKSWKHGRYFKLEEDCQTFSHESKKAFKQNHTFSIDDIESVRKGRQSEGLKKYTDASVEDLCFSIMFKGRKKNLDLMAESPEDVNKWVSSLEKVINNMHNLSNQKKSEHWIFSCIRKADKNGDNMMTLKEVKHFLRQINVEVDDSYAAELFKKCDTSNSGTLEGEEIKQFYYTLTHREEINVIYGKYAQTEGQMSDRDLLNFLLNEQREQATAEDAHRLIEKYEVDETAKQNNCMTKDGFLMYLQQDDGCILNPAHRSVYQDMNQPLNHYYISSSHNTYLMADQLKGPSSTEAYIKALLKSCRCVELDCWDGANGEPVIYHGHTLTSKVLFKDVIKAIKDYAFKTSQYPVILSLENHCSVEQQKLMARHLVFFLGDALVKKPLGDTMPTNFPSPEALKGKFLIKGKRLNKLDSIFTNNNVIEDGTVSEEDEAAECKENSQKEKPKKSKIKLDKELSDIVIYCKSVHFNSFEHSRENQAFYEMSSFKESKAFNLAETSATAFMHHNMDKLSRIYPAGSRTDSSNYNPVPMWNVGCQIVALNFQTNSKEMHLNQGRFLPNGFCGYILKPEFQRSLSSQFNPNTLTEGSWLKKKIFHVMVISAQQLPKINKEKQKSIVDPLVKVEIHGVRADNASKETDHIENNGFNPMWNKKFQFDISVPELALVRFLLEDHDTASQNDFIGQYCLPLTSVQNGYRHVPVLNKRGDIISSASLFVHLMLLDAP
- the plcd1a gene encoding 1-phosphatidylinositol 4,5-bisphosphate phosphodiesterase delta-1a isoform X3, yielding MAQPANLVWREIQISSSCCWEENWSRFAQNPGSMAATSNWRKTARPFHMSRRKHSSKTTPGRKKNLDLMAESPEDVNKWVSSLEKVINNMHNLSNQKKSEHWIFSCIRKADKNGDNMMTLKEVKHFLRQINVEVDDSYAAELFKKCDTSNSGTLEGEEIKQFYYTLTHREEINVIYGKYAQTEGQMSDRDLLNFLLNEQREQATAEDAHRLIEKYEVDETAKQNNCMTKDGFLMYLQQDDGCILNPAHRSVYQDMNQPLNHYYISSSHNTYLMADQLKGPSSTEAYIKALLKSCRCVELDCWDGANGEPVIYHGHTLTSKVLFKDVIKAIKDYAFKTSQYPVILSLENHCSVEQQKLMARHLVFFLGDALVKKPLGDTMPTNFPSPEALKGKFLIKGKRLNKLDSIFTNNNVIEDGTVSEEDEAAECKENSQKEKPKKSKIKLDKELSDIVIYCKSVHFNSFEHSRENQAFYEMSSFKESKAFNLAETSATAFMHHNMDKLSRIYPAGSRTDSSNYNPVPMWNVGCQIVALNFQTNSKEMHLNQGRFLPNGFCGYILKPEFQRSLSSQFNPNTLTEGSWLKKKIFHVMVISAQQLPKINKEKQKSIVDPLVKVEIHGVRADNASKETDHIENNGFNPMWNKKFQFDISVPELALVRFLLEDHDTASQNDFIGQYCLPLTSVQNGYRHVPVLNKRGDIISSASLFVHLMLLDAP